In Rhinoderma darwinii isolate aRhiDar2 chromosome 9, aRhiDar2.hap1, whole genome shotgun sequence, the following are encoded in one genomic region:
- the ANO9 gene encoding anoctamin-9 — translation MQEPVRTPWQEHLLYLDPMIYADVKWDFVLVCESSSLDSEAEEKRRQYMSELEQKRFKIKKSKDGKKTFYGVRAPPDIFRKYVRLLRNPDQGTANLSEEQVSETSRIRIVYFILHKTSIRSGETLDDLMKNGVFETAFPLHTLEETTGKNLKEKWARWRDVIYKQPVPQIREYFGEKVALYFAWLGWYTLMLFPAALVGLVVFFYGFVHFNSSKISQEICTANTTIMCPLCDQNCPYWPLSDTCTYAKVTHLFDNEGTVFFAMFMAVWATIFLELWKRQRARDVSWWNLYSWDEDEEELALELINNPECNILKHQHSYLRSTMVLLGVAAVIAVLIGIAQALVVYRVVATVFFMRSSWHLLSEHANTAAVMSGAVLHYLTIVIMTKVNRVVSTYLCNLEKPRTFTERENSFTSKVFTFQFVTHFSSLFYVAFFLGRINGYPGNYMRIAGEWRLEECHPSGCITDLFIQMCIIMILKQTLSNCMEFLSPFLKYKFRKLQDKRSRVRSEQGSLDHVTEAWRANYRLGEVHIFSLFDEFLEMVIQYSFTTIFVTAFPLAPFLAFINNMLEIRLDAIKMTRLQRRLVPRKANDIGIWLQVLEAVGVLAVITNGLVIAITSDFIPRLIYKFAYGPCAQGQEDIDCLTGYINQSLSIFHTQDFDRRTQVSLTMYPNTTECRYRDYRNPDYTFSVQFWHIFAARLAFVIVFEHVAVCIKFIAAWFVPDVPQSVKNNSLEKKHADLMNELGEMPEETDELSHDSSPHPYRNLLVDLSMIERSTEV, via the exons GAACCAGTGAGGACGCCGTGGCAGGAGCATTTGCTATATTTGGATCCAATGATATACGCA GATGTAAAATGGGACTTTGTGCTGGTATGTGAAAGCAGCTCTCTTGACAGCGAGGCCGAGGAGAAGAGGCGGCAGTACATGTCTGAACTGGAACAGAAGCGCTTCAAGATAAAG AAATCCAAAGATGGAAAAAAGACTTTTTATGGGGTGCGGGCACCTCCAGACATTTTTAGGAAATATGTGAGACTTCTCAGAAATCCAGACCAAGGCACTGCAAATCTAAGTGAAGAACAagtttctgaaacaagcag GATTCGCATTGTTTATTTCATCCTGCACAAAACCAGCATCCGATCAGGAG AGACCTTGGATGATCTAATGAAAAATGGAGTTTTTGAAACGGCTTTCCCATTACACACT CTAGAGGAAACAACTGGAAAAAATCTAAAAGAAAAGTGGGCGAGATGGCGGGATGTTATTTACAAGCAACCAGTGCCACAGATCAG AGAGTACTTTGGAGAGAAGGTGGCTCTATACTTTGCGTGGCTTGGGTGGTACACCCTTATGCTGTTTCCTGCAGCTCTAGTTGGACTAGTGGTCTTCTTTTATGGGTTTGTGCATTTCAATTCTAGTAAAATCAG CCAGGAGATTTGCACAGCCAACACAACAATAATGTGTCCCCTCTGTGATCAGAACTGCCCGTACTGGCCACTGTCCGACACTTGTACATATGCAAAG gtTACACATTTATTTGACAATGAGGGCACAGTGTTCTTTGCTATGTTTATGGCAGTGTGGG CTACTATATTCTTGGAGCTTTGGAAGAGGCAAAGAGCAAGAGATGTCTCTTGGTGGAACCTGTATAGTTGGGATGAGGATGAG GAGGAGCTGGCTTTGGAGCTTATCAATAATCCAGAATGCAATATCCTGAAACATCAACATTCTTACCTGCGTTCCACTATGGTACTACTGGGAGTGGCTGCTGTG ATAGCCGTTCTGATTGGCATTGCACAAGCTCTAGTGGTATACCGAGTTGTAGCAACCGTGTTCTTTATGCGCTCATCTTGGCACTTGCTTAGTGAACATGCCAATACTGCTGCTGTCATGTCTGGAGCTGTACTTCATTACCTCACCATTGTCATCATGACTAAG GTGAATCGTGTAGTCTCCACTTATTTATGTAATTTGG agaaacctcggacttttaCTGAGCGAGAAAACAGCTTCACATCTAAAGTTTTTACATTTCAATTTGTCACTCACTTTTCATCCCTCTTCTATGTGGCGTTCTTTCTGGGAAG GATTAATGGGTACCCAGGAAACTATATGCGCATAGCTGGAGAGTGGAGGCTGGAAGAA TGTCACCCAAGTGGATGCATCACTGACTTGTTTATACAAATGTGTATCATCATGATCCTTAAACAGACGCTCAGCAATTGCATGGAATTTCTCTCCCC ATTCCTTAAATATAAGTTTCGTAAGCTGCAGGATAAGCGGAGTAGAGTGCGCAGTGAACAAGGATCATTGGACCATGTAACGGAAGCATGGAGAGCCAATTACAGGCTTGGTGAAGTCCATATCTTCAGTCTGTTTGATGAATTTCTGGAAATGG TCATCCAATACAGTTTCACGACAATCTTTGTGACTGCTTTCCCCCTTGCCCCTTTCCTTGCCTTCATTAACAATATGCTGGAAATTCGTCTTGACGCCATAAAAATGACTCGTTTACAGCGCCGCCTGGTGCCAAGAAAAGCAAATGACATAG GTATCTGGTTGCAGGTTCTAGAAGCAGTGGGAGTTCTAGCCGTTATCACTAATGGTCTAGTCATTGCAATCACGTCTGACTTCATCCCCAGGCTCATATATAAATTTGCATATGGACCGTGTGCACAGGGGCAAGAGGACATAGA CTGTCTCACCGGATACATTAACCAGAGCCTATCAATATTCCATACACAAGACTTTGACAGAAGGACACAAGTGTCACTGACCATGTACCCAAACACCACAGAATGCAG ATATCGTGATTACCGTAATCCTGACTACACTTTCTCTgtacaattctggcatatttttgctGCTCGGCTTGCATTTGTTATCGTATTTGAG CATGTGGCTGTATGCATAAAGTTTATTGCTGCCTGGTTTGTGCCAGACGTCCCTCAATCGGTGAAGAATAACAGCCTAGAGAAGAAGCATGCAGATCTTATGAATGAGCTTGG AGAGATGCCAGAGGAGACTGATGAGTTATCCCATGACAGCTCTCCCCACCCTTACAGAAACCTACTAGTGGACCTCAG tATGATAGAGCGCTCAACAGAAGTTTAA